A window of Dehalococcoidia bacterium contains these coding sequences:
- a CDS encoding carboxymuconolactone decarboxylase family protein, producing MARVKYVSAADAIGDARVVFAKWEQEGRDPINLHRIVANSPNALRNFLRLGNSLLLYGQLAPRLRELAILRIAQITGAEYEWVHHVPIAEEVGVNHAEISHLDDWQYRPEFDDREKAVVRYTEAVTRDVEVPDEVFDELRKHLSEPEIVELTLVCGYWGMVARLIVALKIDIEPDFQRFLSA from the coding sequence ATGGCCCGTGTGAAGTACGTGAGCGCTGCTGACGCCATCGGAGATGCCCGCGTGGTGTTCGCGAAGTGGGAGCAGGAGGGCCGCGACCCCATAAACCTGCACCGCATCGTCGCCAATAGCCCCAACGCCCTGCGCAACTTTCTGCGGCTGGGCAACTCGCTCCTTCTCTACGGACAGCTTGCTCCCCGCTTGCGTGAGCTCGCCATCCTGCGCATTGCCCAGATCACGGGCGCCGAGTACGAGTGGGTGCACCACGTCCCGATAGCGGAGGAAGTCGGCGTCAACCATGCGGAGATATCCCATCTCGATGATTGGCAGTACCGCCCCGAGTTCGATGATCGGGAGAAGGCGGTGGTCCGGTATACGGAGGCGGTGACAAGGGACGTTGAGGTGCCTGACGAAGTCTTCGATGAGCTGCGCAAGCACCTGAGCGAGCCGGAGATAGTGGAGCTGACGCTCGTCTGCGGCTACTGGGGAATGGTAGCGCGACTCATCGTCGCCCTCAAGATCGATATCGAGCCCGATTTCCAGCGCTTTCTCTCTGCTTAG
- a CDS encoding lactate racemase domain-containing protein — protein sequence MRVKVPQLIFDGNTELELDFPSGWEVTFCAPPAYDRPEMSPGQMQQAFDRPVGSPRLREMAAGKREAVIIFDDITRPTPVGQIAPYVLGELDAAGMADEQIRFVVASGTHGAHDNHALRKKLGQEIVERYAVYNHNPYENCVEVGTTGLGTVLSINREVMACDLRIAIGGVLPHPQAGFGGGGKILLPGVSHIDSIDQFHRTIFGSPPNVVGMGNWDENPMRRETEDAVRLVGLDFLVNVLMNGHGAVMDLVAGAPLPAHHEGVRRAKEAYATVPATNVDIAVTNAYAKAGEAAIAIIAAVRSLKPQGGTIVMIMNCPEGQVVHYLLRQFGKEYGGRQYTPRGMLPPQFKLIILNPLPDLTCTDLFVDRRSVIWAKTWDEVMSRLRELHPDGAKVAVYPDGTAQYLRAPD from the coding sequence ATGAGGGTGAAGGTCCCCCAATTGATCTTTGACGGCAATACGGAACTGGAGCTGGACTTTCCGTCCGGCTGGGAGGTGACATTCTGCGCTCCGCCGGCCTACGACCGTCCCGAGATGTCGCCGGGGCAGATGCAGCAGGCGTTTGACCGGCCGGTCGGGTCGCCGCGGCTGCGCGAGATGGCGGCGGGGAAGCGGGAAGCGGTGATCATCTTCGACGACATCACGAGGCCCACGCCCGTCGGGCAGATCGCGCCGTATGTGCTGGGCGAGCTGGATGCGGCGGGAATGGCCGACGAGCAGATACGGTTCGTCGTCGCCTCCGGTACGCACGGCGCCCACGACAACCACGCGCTGCGCAAGAAGCTGGGCCAGGAGATAGTGGAGCGCTACGCCGTCTACAACCACAACCCGTACGAGAACTGTGTCGAAGTGGGCACAACGGGCCTGGGCACTGTCCTTTCCATCAACCGCGAGGTCATGGCGTGCGATTTGAGAATCGCCATCGGCGGCGTGCTGCCGCATCCGCAGGCGGGCTTCGGCGGCGGCGGGAAGATACTGCTTCCCGGCGTCTCTCACATCGACAGCATCGACCAGTTCCACCGCACGATATTCGGCAGCCCGCCGAACGTCGTCGGCATGGGAAACTGGGACGAGAACCCGATGCGCCGCGAGACGGAGGATGCGGTGCGGCTGGTGGGGCTCGACTTCCTCGTGAACGTGCTGATGAACGGTCACGGGGCGGTGATGGACCTCGTGGCGGGGGCGCCGCTGCCAGCGCATCATGAGGGGGTCCGGCGCGCGAAGGAGGCGTACGCCACCGTGCCCGCGACTAACGTCGACATAGCGGTAACCAACGCCTACGCCAAGGCCGGCGAGGCCGCGATTGCGATCATCGCCGCCGTCCGCTCGCTAAAGCCGCAAGGCGGGACCATCGTCATGATCATGAACTGCCCCGAAGGACAGGTGGTGCACTATTTGCTGCGCCAGTTCGGCAAGGAGTACGGCGGCCGGCAGTACACGCCGCGGGGGATGCTGCCGCCTCAGTTCAAGCTGATCATCCTTAACCCGCTGCCTGACCTGACATGCACCGACCTCTTCGTGGACCGCCGCTCGGTGATCTGGGCGAAGACGTGGGATGAGGTGATGTCGCGCCTGCGGGAGCTGCACCCGGACGGCGCGAAGGTGGCGGTCTACCCCGATGGTACAGCACAGTACCTGCGCGCGCCGGACTAG
- a CDS encoding Coenzyme F420 hydrogenase/dehydrogenase, beta subunit C-terminal domain, with amino-acid sequence MSPDIKGGRQLLADVINRDLCSLCGACVGMCPYLTAYKGRVVALDDCNLDQGRCYAFCPRTTTDLDAASRAVFGAPYDAGPIGKARDVFMTRSAAGDVRSRGQYGGTVSALAAFALERGLIDSAVLTATGGGMLPEGTLVRAASEVIGCARSNYVAAPTLAAFNREARREDVAKVGVVATPCQALALAKMRASPLENRNNADKLGPVIGLFCTWALRYQEFARFLREKVALNEIKKFDIPPPPANVFQVFSDSTSLSIPLDDVRGFIRNTCNLCLDMTAELADVSVGAAEGVEGWNTLIVRSDRGAELVEAARAAGVLEVDALPDENLNHLKGASLGKRRRAFANIAAMTGSESDLLYLDISDELRRRLVEGE; translated from the coding sequence ATGAGCCCCGACATCAAGGGCGGCCGCCAGCTACTGGCCGACGTCATAAACCGTGACCTGTGCAGCCTCTGCGGCGCCTGCGTCGGCATGTGCCCCTACCTCACCGCCTACAAGGGACGCGTCGTTGCCCTCGACGACTGCAACCTCGACCAGGGCCGTTGCTACGCCTTCTGCCCCCGCACCACGACCGACCTCGATGCCGCGTCCCGCGCCGTCTTCGGCGCCCCGTACGACGCCGGGCCCATCGGCAAGGCGAGGGATGTCTTCATGACGCGCTCCGCCGCCGGCGACGTGCGGTCGCGCGGCCAGTACGGGGGCACCGTCAGCGCCCTGGCCGCCTTCGCCCTGGAGCGCGGCCTCATCGATTCCGCCGTCCTCACCGCTACCGGCGGCGGCATGCTGCCCGAAGGGACGCTCGTGCGCGCCGCTTCGGAGGTCATCGGCTGCGCGCGTTCGAACTACGTCGCCGCGCCGACGCTCGCCGCCTTCAACCGGGAAGCGCGCCGCGAGGACGTCGCGAAGGTGGGCGTCGTGGCCACCCCCTGCCAGGCGCTGGCGCTGGCGAAGATGCGCGCCTCGCCGCTCGAGAACCGCAACAACGCCGATAAGCTCGGCCCCGTCATCGGTCTCTTCTGCACCTGGGCGCTGCGCTACCAGGAGTTCGCTCGCTTTCTGCGGGAGAAGGTGGCGCTCAACGAGATCAAGAAGTTCGACATTCCGCCGCCGCCTGCCAACGTCTTTCAGGTCTTTTCCGACTCCACGTCGCTTTCCATCCCCCTCGACGACGTCCGCGGCTTTATCCGCAACACCTGCAACCTCTGCCTCGACATGACGGCGGAGCTTGCCGACGTATCCGTGGGCGCGGCCGAGGGCGTCGAGGGATGGAACACGCTCATCGTGCGCAGCGACCGCGGCGCGGAGCTGGTCGAGGCCGCGCGCGCGGCCGGCGTCCTTGAGGTCGACGCTCTCCCTGACGAGAACCTGAACCACCTGAAAGGCGCGTCGCTGGGAAAGCGGCGGCGGGCGTTCGCCAACATCGCGGCGATGACGGGCAGCGAGAGCGACCTGTTGTATCTCGACATAAGCGACGAGCTGCGCCGCAGGCTCGTCGAGGGCGAATAA
- a CDS encoding thiamine pyrophosphate-dependent enzyme produces MANVATFEAGTAQLLMGNEGIARGALEAGIGFASAYPGNPSSEIIGTLADVAADAGIYVEWSINEKVALEAAAAAAFAGVRSICAMKHNGLNVVLDFLMGLNVTGTKAGLVLVTCDDPGALSSTEEEDSRPVAKWACVPLLEPATFQEEKDMTRWAFELSEQFKTMFLLRGVTRTSHARGDVRIGERLPPNREARFTVDVPLQYTAIPAPPKHMAAHQRQERIREVFEEAPFNWYQGPEKPELLIATCGSGWFYSIEAVRALKAEDRVGILKLGTTWPLPEKLVRRNLARAEKVLVVEEIDPFLENNLKELVGEDPAAVGPKKFYGKRSGHIPSAGEINPDIVTAALAKILDIEHAPVDPDYSQKALALTSFFVHPRMVGFCAGCPHRATFWSVKNALKLDGRDGFVTGDIGCYTMAVGPTGFWQLKTAQAMGSAAGMACGFGNLKGLGFKQPVIAACGDSTFFHATIPALISGIYNKADYILLVLDNSATAMTGFQPHPGTGRTATGGPAPAIDIADVCRALGVRTEVTDPFDLQGTTEKLLDLLEDDGKVRVLVSRRECQLVRARREKAPYVMRVDQEKCIGETCGCARLCTRVFQCPGLIWDAAKGAARIDEVICAGCGVCADICSAGAIIREAAQ; encoded by the coding sequence ATGGCAAACGTAGCGACGTTCGAAGCGGGCACCGCCCAGCTCCTCATGGGCAACGAGGGGATCGCCAGGGGCGCGCTGGAGGCCGGCATCGGCTTCGCCAGCGCCTACCCCGGGAACCCGTCGTCGGAGATAATCGGCACCCTCGCGGACGTGGCCGCCGACGCCGGCATCTACGTCGAGTGGTCGATCAACGAAAAGGTGGCGCTGGAAGCCGCTGCTGCCGCCGCATTCGCGGGCGTGCGGTCTATCTGCGCCATGAAGCACAACGGGCTCAACGTCGTCCTTGACTTCCTCATGGGGCTGAACGTGACGGGCACAAAAGCCGGCCTTGTCCTCGTTACCTGCGACGACCCCGGCGCACTCTCCAGCACCGAAGAGGAGGACTCGCGGCCGGTCGCGAAGTGGGCCTGCGTCCCCCTCCTCGAACCGGCGACCTTCCAGGAAGAGAAGGACATGACCCGCTGGGCGTTCGAGCTCTCGGAGCAGTTCAAGACGATGTTCCTGCTCCGCGGCGTCACGCGCACCTCCCACGCCCGCGGCGACGTGCGCATCGGCGAGCGCCTGCCCCCTAACCGGGAAGCGCGCTTCACCGTCGACGTGCCCCTCCAGTACACGGCGATCCCGGCGCCTCCCAAGCACATGGCCGCTCACCAGCGGCAGGAGCGCATCCGCGAGGTCTTCGAGGAGGCGCCCTTCAACTGGTACCAGGGCCCCGAGAAGCCCGAACTGCTCATCGCCACGTGCGGCAGCGGCTGGTTCTACTCCATCGAGGCCGTGCGGGCGCTGAAGGCGGAGGACCGCGTCGGCATCCTCAAGCTGGGCACGACCTGGCCCCTGCCGGAGAAGCTGGTGCGCCGGAACTTGGCCCGCGCCGAGAAGGTGCTCGTCGTCGAGGAAATCGACCCCTTCCTCGAGAATAACCTCAAGGAGCTCGTGGGCGAGGACCCGGCCGCCGTCGGCCCGAAGAAGTTCTACGGCAAGCGCAGCGGCCACATCCCGTCGGCGGGCGAGATCAACCCCGACATCGTGACGGCGGCGCTGGCGAAGATTCTCGATATCGAGCACGCGCCCGTCGACCCCGACTACTCGCAGAAGGCGCTTGCCCTCACTTCGTTCTTCGTCCACCCGCGCATGGTCGGGTTCTGCGCCGGCTGTCCACACCGCGCGACGTTCTGGTCGGTCAAGAACGCCCTCAAGCTCGACGGACGCGACGGCTTCGTGACCGGCGATATCGGCTGCTACACGATGGCCGTCGGGCCCACCGGCTTCTGGCAGCTCAAGACGGCGCAGGCGATGGGCTCGGCGGCGGGCATGGCGTGCGGCTTCGGCAACCTGAAGGGCCTCGGTTTCAAGCAGCCGGTCATCGCGGCCTGCGGCGACTCCACCTTCTTCCACGCGACGATCCCGGCGCTTATCAGCGGCATCTACAACAAGGCCGATTACATCCTGCTGGTGCTCGATAACAGCGCCACCGCCATGACCGGCTTCCAGCCTCACCCCGGGACGGGACGCACCGCCACCGGCGGGCCCGCGCCCGCCATCGACATCGCCGACGTCTGCCGCGCCCTCGGCGTCCGCACCGAGGTCACGGACCCGTTCGATCTTCAGGGCACGACGGAGAAGCTGCTCGACCTGCTGGAGGACGATGGCAAGGTGAGGGTGCTGGTATCGCGGCGCGAGTGCCAGCTCGTGCGGGCGCGTCGCGAGAAGGCGCCCTACGTCATGCGGGTGGACCAGGAGAAGTGCATCGGCGAGACCTGCGGCTGCGCACGCCTCTGCACGCGCGTCTTCCAGTGCCCCGGCCTGATATGGGACGCGGCGAAGGGCGCCGCCCGTATCGACGAGGTGATTTGCGCGGGGTGCGGCGTCTGCGCCGACATCTGCTCGGCGGGGGCGATTATCAGAGAGGCTGCCCAATGA
- a CDS encoding indolepyruvate oxidoreductase subunit beta yields the protein MTKNKDPLNIIITGVGGQGNVLLSQFVGKALVREGYHATIGETYGASQRGGAVMSHLRVSRDTQYGPLIAQGQADIVLGLEPLETMRVLSQYGNSEVVVITNSRPIFPVAVTTGEGVYPSPEQIQSTLEALSSKCWVVDATEIALEMGAPILANIIMMGALVGAGLLPIGAAAFEAELRDSFAGERLETNLAAFRRGMSLTAS from the coding sequence ATGACGAAGAACAAGGACCCGCTGAACATAATAATCACCGGCGTCGGTGGCCAGGGGAACGTCCTGCTGTCGCAGTTCGTGGGCAAGGCGCTCGTTCGCGAGGGCTACCACGCGACCATCGGCGAGACGTACGGCGCGTCGCAGCGGGGAGGCGCCGTCATGAGCCACCTGCGCGTGTCTCGCGACACCCAGTACGGGCCGCTGATCGCGCAGGGCCAGGCCGACATTGTCCTCGGCCTCGAGCCCCTGGAGACGATGCGCGTCCTCTCGCAGTATGGCAACTCGGAGGTCGTCGTCATCACCAACTCGCGCCCCATCTTCCCCGTCGCCGTCACCACCGGCGAAGGCGTCTACCCATCGCCGGAGCAGATACAGTCGACCCTCGAAGCGCTGTCGAGCAAGTGCTGGGTGGTCGACGCCACGGAGATCGCGCTCGAGATGGGGGCGCCGATCCTGGCGAACATCATCATGATGGGCGCGCTCGTGGGCGCGGGACTGCTGCCGATCGGCGCGGCGGCGTTCGAGGCGGAGCTGCGCGACAGCTTTGCGGGCGAGCGGCTGGAGACGAACCTCGCCGCGTTCCGCCGCGGCATGTCCCTCACCGCTTCCTGA
- the rodA gene encoding rod shape-determining protein RodA gives MYVRHIRNFDLVLLLTSLALVAYGIILIYSGSLPSYESAAETLANPVARQITFAVLGVAVMLLATRTDYHLWGYAAGLLYLLSIATLLFVLVLGDAIYGSRRWIEIGGTQVQPSEITKLALIIVLAKYLSDRQERLGELKVFLTSLGIALLPTLLVFAEPDLGSAVILLAIWLSMIIIAGARSAHILGLAGALLASLPFILIALITDYQRERIQTFLDPESDPLGSGFNTLQAEIGIGSGGWFGKGLTEGTQTQLDYLRTQTTDYIFSVLGEELGFVGAMVLFALFVVLLLRALRTARLCQDPFGRLTAIGIVAYILFQVFINVGVNIRLLPVTGIPLPFISQGGSSLITLFIALGILQSIRIHQRLRPW, from the coding sequence TTGTACGTCCGGCACATCCGCAACTTCGACCTCGTCCTGCTGCTTACGAGCCTGGCGCTCGTGGCCTACGGCATCATCCTCATCTACAGCGGCAGCCTCCCCAGCTACGAGAGCGCGGCAGAGACCCTGGCAAACCCTGTTGCGCGCCAGATCACCTTCGCCGTCCTGGGGGTGGCCGTCATGCTGCTGGCGACGCGGACGGACTACCACCTGTGGGGCTACGCCGCCGGCCTCCTGTACCTGCTGTCCATCGCCACCCTCCTGTTCGTCCTCGTCCTCGGCGACGCCATATACGGCTCGCGGCGCTGGATCGAGATCGGCGGGACGCAGGTGCAGCCGTCGGAGATAACCAAGCTGGCGCTGATCATCGTGCTCGCCAAGTACCTCAGCGACCGCCAGGAGCGCCTGGGCGAACTCAAGGTCTTCCTCACCTCGCTGGGGATAGCGTTGCTGCCGACGCTGCTCGTTTTCGCCGAGCCCGACCTCGGATCGGCGGTGATCCTGCTCGCGATCTGGCTGTCGATGATTATCATCGCCGGGGCGCGGTCGGCCCACATCCTCGGTCTCGCCGGCGCACTGCTGGCGTCGCTGCCCTTCATCCTGATAGCCCTCATCACCGACTATCAGCGCGAGCGCATCCAGACGTTTCTCGACCCGGAGAGCGACCCGCTGGGTTCGGGCTTCAACACCTTACAGGCGGAGATCGGCATTGGCTCCGGCGGGTGGTTCGGGAAAGGGCTGACGGAGGGGACGCAGACGCAGCTCGACTATCTGCGGACGCAGACGACCGACTACATATTCAGCGTGCTGGGGGAAGAGCTCGGCTTCGTGGGGGCGATGGTGCTGTTCGCGCTGTTCGTGGTGTTGCTGCTGAGGGCGCTGCGGACGGCGCGGCTGTGCCAGGATCCGTTCGGGCGCCTGACGGCGATAGGGATCGTCGCCTACATCCTGTTCCAGGTGTTCATCAACGTGGGGGTCAACATCCGGTTGCTGCCGGTAACCGGGATCCCGCTTCCGTTCATCAGTCAGGGGGGCAGCTCGCTGATCACGTTGTTCATCGCCCTGGGGATATTACAGAGCATCCGCATCCACCAGCGCTTGCGCCCGTGGTGA
- the mrdA gene encoding penicillin-binding protein 2 — translation MRLFRQQQRRWRSPKSEPLSDAERLRDKFFYFRLLVLTAFAVLTLQLLRLQVFEGEAYQQRAENNRLRVVPVMPSRGLIFDRNGVPLVENVPRFSVGVVPADLPEEKEEPVLQWLEKLLGVSPADVSKDLEERRSSNDPYTPLIVKSGIEPEKAFAVREAEAELAGVRLVVEPVRRYGGQPVLSHILGYVGQVADYEYEELKSKGYGMNDRVGKSGVELQYEEVLRGTPGYRQVEVDASGREISTLDSSPAVPGNSLVLSIDLDLQQKTAEILQAAMGDSLNAVAAVMDVHTGELLALVSLPGFDDNMFTDITEEQFRALLDDPRKPLVNHAISEVYPPGSTFKQITASAALQEGVANAGTTITSHGSITVPNEYDPSILYVFRDWSALGTLNFYGGVAMSSDVYFYYLGGGYYENGVELFRGLGAERLAEYCRRFGLGRPTGVDLPGEAEGNVPDPEWKERELGEGWFIGDTYNFSIGQGYVTTTPLQMLQVTAAVANGGHVMLPRVVREIIDPAGNTVVPFVPRVTGETGVSDENLSVLREGMRQAVSWGTATTAAASSVSVAGKTGTAEFGPDLGGGHYATHGWFTGFAPANDPQVAVVVFLEKGNGAKNAAPIGGQILNYFFSRKSAG, via the coding sequence ATGCGGCTCTTCAGACAGCAGCAAAGACGCTGGCGCTCGCCGAAGAGCGAACCATTAAGCGACGCCGAACGGCTAAGGGACAAGTTCTTCTACTTCCGTCTCCTCGTCCTCACGGCGTTCGCGGTCCTCACGCTGCAACTCCTGCGCCTGCAGGTGTTCGAGGGCGAGGCCTACCAGCAGCGGGCGGAGAACAACCGCCTGCGCGTCGTCCCCGTCATGCCCTCGCGCGGCCTCATCTTCGACCGCAACGGCGTCCCTCTGGTCGAGAACGTCCCCCGCTTCTCTGTCGGCGTTGTCCCCGCCGACCTGCCGGAGGAGAAGGAGGAGCCGGTGCTCCAGTGGCTGGAGAAGCTGCTCGGCGTCTCCCCGGCCGACGTATCGAAGGACCTGGAAGAGAGACGCTCGAGCAATGACCCCTACACGCCGCTGATCGTGAAATCGGGCATCGAGCCGGAGAAGGCGTTCGCCGTGCGGGAGGCCGAGGCCGAGCTGGCGGGCGTCCGGCTGGTCGTCGAGCCCGTCCGGCGCTACGGGGGACAGCCCGTGCTTTCGCACATTCTCGGCTACGTGGGACAGGTGGCGGACTACGAGTACGAAGAGCTGAAGTCGAAGGGCTACGGCATGAACGACCGCGTGGGCAAGTCCGGCGTGGAGCTCCAGTACGAGGAGGTGCTGCGCGGGACGCCGGGCTACCGCCAGGTGGAGGTCGATGCCAGCGGCCGCGAGATCTCGACGCTCGATTCGTCGCCCGCGGTGCCCGGGAACAGCCTCGTGCTATCCATCGACCTCGATCTGCAACAAAAGACGGCGGAGATCCTGCAGGCCGCCATGGGCGACTCCCTCAACGCGGTCGCGGCGGTGATGGACGTGCACACCGGCGAGCTGCTGGCGCTGGTCTCGCTGCCCGGCTTCGACGACAACATGTTCACAGACATCACGGAGGAGCAGTTCAGAGCGCTGCTCGACGACCCGCGCAAGCCGCTCGTGAACCACGCCATCTCGGAGGTATACCCGCCGGGAAGCACGTTCAAGCAGATCACAGCGTCGGCAGCCCTCCAGGAGGGGGTGGCGAACGCGGGCACGACGATCACCAGCCACGGATCGATCACCGTGCCCAACGAGTACGACCCGAGCATCCTCTACGTCTTCCGCGACTGGTCGGCGCTGGGGACGCTCAACTTCTACGGCGGCGTGGCCATGTCCTCCGATGTGTACTTCTACTACCTGGGCGGAGGGTACTACGAAAACGGCGTGGAGCTGTTCCGCGGCCTCGGCGCAGAGCGCCTCGCGGAGTACTGCCGTCGCTTTGGTCTGGGCAGACCGACGGGCGTCGACTTGCCCGGCGAGGCCGAGGGCAACGTGCCCGACCCGGAGTGGAAGGAGCGCGAGCTGGGCGAGGGCTGGTTCATCGGCGACACGTACAACTTCAGCATCGGACAGGGGTACGTGACGACGACCCCGCTCCAGATGCTGCAAGTCACGGCCGCGGTCGCCAACGGCGGCCACGTGATGCTGCCGCGGGTGGTGAGGGAGATCATCGATCCGGCTGGCAACACCGTCGTCCCCTTTGTGCCGCGGGTCACGGGAGAGACGGGCGTCAGCGACGAGAACCTGTCGGTGCTGCGGGAAGGGATGCGACAGGCGGTGAGCTGGGGCACGGCGACGACGGCTGCCGCATCGAGCGTGAGCGTGGCAGGCAAGACCGGCACGGCGGAATTCGGGCCCGACCTCGGCGGCGGCCACTACGCCACCCACGGCTGGTTCACCGGCTTCGCCCCCGCGAACGACCCGCAGGTCGCGGTCGTCGTCTTCCTCGAGAAAGGGAACGGCGCCAAGAACGCCGCACCCATCGGTGGCCAGATTCTCAACTACTTCTTCAGTCGGAAGAGCGCGGGGTAG
- the mreD gene encoding rod shape-determining protein MreD — MRYWLAAALLLAAALLQSAVLPSFPIFGATPNLVLIVLVSWVVLRGQREGLIVVPLGGLALGLVDGQPMGVALLAVSPLILLAEVREARLTESDVLLSIVMVFVSAMVYETIFLVTLALRGETVQWWESFFWVTLPVSIVSSLFTPPLYWLVNWMSRDLRRARSLR; from the coding sequence ATGAGGTACTGGCTTGCGGCGGCGCTGCTGCTGGCGGCCGCCCTCCTGCAATCGGCCGTGCTGCCATCGTTCCCCATCTTCGGGGCAACGCCGAACTTGGTGCTGATCGTCCTCGTGAGCTGGGTCGTGCTGCGAGGACAGCGGGAAGGACTTATCGTCGTGCCGCTGGGCGGCCTCGCGCTCGGCCTCGTCGATGGGCAACCGATGGGCGTCGCCCTGCTGGCCGTGTCCCCGCTGATACTGCTGGCGGAGGTGCGCGAGGCCCGCCTCACGGAAAGCGACGTCCTTCTTTCGATAGTGATGGTGTTCGTCTCCGCTATGGTCTACGAGACCATCTTTTTGGTAACCTTGGCACTCAGAGGGGAGACGGTGCAGTGGTGGGAAAGCTTCTTCTGGGTCACCCTGCCGGTATCGATAGTAAGCTCTTTGTTTACGCCGCCGCTGTACTGGCTCGTCAACTGGATGAGCAGAGACCTGCGAAGAGCCCGCAGCCTGCGATAA
- the mreC gene encoding rod shape-determining protein MreC, whose translation MTSRPVHWTAALLVISVALIAGSRWGVLDPVEEWTHRAISPLQRGLRNVSDPIADWLSNVTEVGELSDENKALREENEKLKEELTRLRESEIRFEQLEELLRIEQAHPEEEYLAANVLAKDPSNLKELVAIDRGKRDGLREGMVVVSEGHSLVGTVTAVLENHAWVTLITDPNSAVSAMVQESRAQGVVTGSYNHTLSIEFVSQGAAVNEGDVVVTSAIGGHYPAGLVIGEVTAVESTRQELFKKVSVQPLARLGHLETVLVLTSFLPLELVGP comes from the coding sequence TTGACCTCGCGGCCCGTGCACTGGACAGCGGCGCTTCTCGTCATCAGCGTTGCGCTCATCGCCGGTTCGCGGTGGGGCGTCCTCGACCCCGTGGAAGAGTGGACGCACCGCGCCATCTCTCCGCTCCAGCGCGGGCTGAGAAACGTTTCCGACCCCATCGCCGACTGGCTGTCGAACGTGACCGAAGTGGGCGAGCTGTCGGACGAGAACAAGGCGCTGCGCGAGGAAAACGAAAAGCTCAAAGAGGAGCTGACGCGGCTGCGCGAGAGCGAGATACGCTTCGAGCAGCTCGAGGAGCTGCTGCGCATCGAGCAGGCCCACCCGGAGGAGGAGTACCTGGCGGCGAACGTCCTGGCGAAAGACCCCAGCAACCTGAAGGAGCTGGTCGCCATCGACCGCGGGAAGCGCGACGGCCTTCGCGAGGGGATGGTGGTGGTCAGCGAAGGGCACAGCCTTGTCGGAACGGTGACGGCCGTGCTTGAGAACCACGCCTGGGTCACCCTCATAACCGACCCCAACAGCGCCGTCTCCGCGATGGTGCAGGAGTCGCGGGCGCAGGGCGTGGTAACGGGGAGCTACAACCACACGCTCTCGATCGAGTTCGTCTCTCAGGGCGCGGCCGTGAACGAAGGCGACGTCGTGGTGACGTCGGCAATCGGAGGGCATTATCCGGCGGGACTTGTCATCGGCGAGGTTACGGCGGTGGAGAGCACCCGTCAGGAGCTGTTCAAGAAGGTCTCGGTGCAGCCGCTGGCCCGCCTGGGTCACCTGGAAACGGTGCTCGTGCTGACGAGCTTCTTGCCGCTGGAGCTTGTGGGGCCATGA